The Teredinibacter sp. KSP-S5-2 genome includes a window with the following:
- a CDS encoding SH3 domain-containing protein: protein MKIIYKKILLLGLIIASLFFASATHARKSGVEVTVTDPFVEMRTGPGRGYPVFHVVEKTDTLILYKRYTDWYKVKTNDGKEGYVKRDQLINTLGPDGNEIDFSRPGWQEHVNQPREFGVMAGDFSGASSLTAYIGYQLTHNIAAELKYTQTFSAVATNELYGVNLRHQTFPQWRFSPYFLLGAGEITISPSSSLETVEDRQDSYMVVGGGLIFYASRQFLWKVEYNDYTILTTRDSNEEVDEWKAGFSIFF, encoded by the coding sequence TTGAAAATTATCTATAAAAAGATTTTGCTTCTAGGGCTAATTATTGCCAGCCTTTTTTTTGCCAGTGCAACACATGCGCGTAAAAGCGGTGTTGAAGTTACGGTGACTGACCCATTTGTGGAAATGCGAACCGGGCCTGGCCGAGGCTACCCCGTGTTTCATGTGGTAGAAAAAACAGACACCTTGATTCTGTATAAGCGTTATACAGACTGGTACAAAGTTAAGACCAATGACGGCAAGGAAGGTTACGTTAAGCGTGATCAATTAATTAACACACTTGGGCCGGATGGTAACGAAATTGATTTCTCCCGCCCGGGCTGGCAGGAACACGTTAACCAGCCCAGAGAGTTTGGCGTGATGGCCGGTGATTTCTCCGGAGCCAGTTCCCTGACCGCCTATATCGGTTATCAGCTGACCCATAACATTGCCGCCGAACTGAAATACACACAAACATTCAGTGCTGTGGCCACCAACGAATTATACGGCGTAAATCTCCGTCATCAGACATTTCCACAATGGCGGTTCTCACCCTACTTTTTATTGGGCGCAGGCGAAATTACCATTTCTCCCAGTTCCTCCCTGGAAACCGTGGAAGACCGGCAGGACAGTTATATGGTTGTTGGTGGTGGCCTGATTTTTTACGCCTCTCGACAGTTCTTATGGAAAGTCGAATACAACGATTACACAATTCTCACAACGCGAGATTCCAACGAAGAGGTTGATGAATGGAAAGCCGGTTTCAGCATATTCTTTTAG
- a CDS encoding outer membrane beta-barrel domain-containing protein, giving the protein MESRFQHILLGLLFSISLTAQAAEQAPIRENDDLTVLDEVVEPGIERRRIKEDQIDVENFEIGFYAGVMSVEDFGSNDSYGVRLAYHISEDWFLEGAYGQSTVSETSFEQLTGSNLLSDENRDLEYYNISLGVNLFPGEIFLGKNHSFNTSFYLIAGVGSTEFANDKFFTYNFGGGFRMLITDWIAFHMDARNHLFTHNIFGDDKSIQNLEHHVGLSFYF; this is encoded by the coding sequence ATGGAAAGCCGGTTTCAGCATATTCTTTTAGGGCTGTTATTCAGTATTTCACTGACTGCTCAAGCAGCAGAACAGGCACCAATACGGGAAAACGATGACTTAACGGTATTAGACGAGGTTGTCGAACCAGGTATTGAGCGCCGCAGAATAAAAGAAGATCAGATAGATGTAGAAAATTTTGAAATCGGATTTTACGCCGGGGTAATGAGTGTCGAGGATTTCGGTTCAAACGATTCATACGGTGTTCGTCTGGCGTACCATATTTCCGAGGACTGGTTTTTAGAAGGTGCCTATGGGCAAAGCACCGTGAGTGAAACCAGTTTTGAACAACTTACCGGGAGCAACCTGCTTTCTGACGAAAACAGAGATCTGGAGTATTACAACATCTCTTTAGGGGTCAACCTGTTTCCCGGTGAAATATTCCTCGGTAAAAATCATTCTTTTAACACCAGTTTTTATTTAATTGCCGGCGTTGGCAGTACCGAGTTTGCTAACGACAAATTTTTTACTTATAACTTCGGCGGTGGTTTCAGAATGCTAATCACGGACTGGATTGCTTTTCATATGGATGCCAGAAACCATTTATTTACGCACAATATTTTTGGGGATGACAAATCAATACAAAACCTAGAACACCATGTCGGCTTAAGTTTTTATTTTTAA
- a CDS encoding TlpA disulfide reductase family protein, translating to MNKAVTQFFSATVAALVLSISPVTHAKELSGKAHDFILKSNQGKNVRLSDLRGQVVMLNFWASWCGPCRQEMPLLDKIYQRYSTAGFTLLGINVEADSKEADKLLKEIPVSFPVLYDTTSKVSEQYKVDAMPSTILVDCDGNMSYLHRGYKAGDEKEYVKRIKGLIRSCK from the coding sequence ATGAATAAAGCAGTAACTCAATTTTTTTCAGCGACTGTCGCTGCCCTGGTTTTATCGATCAGCCCTGTTACCCATGCGAAAGAGCTTTCTGGTAAAGCTCATGATTTTATTTTGAAATCCAATCAAGGAAAAAATGTTCGCCTTAGCGATTTACGCGGTCAGGTGGTAATGTTGAATTTCTGGGCATCCTGGTGTGGTCCATGTCGTCAGGAAATGCCGTTGTTGGACAAAATTTATCAACGTTATTCAACCGCAGGGTTTACTTTACTCGGCATTAATGTGGAAGCCGACTCCAAAGAGGCCGACAAACTATTAAAAGAAATTCCTGTAAGCTTTCCTGTACTGTACGACACCACCAGTAAAGTAAGCGAGCAATATAAAGTTGATGCTATGCCCAGCACCATACTAGTCGATTGCGATGGCAATATGAGTTACTTGCATCGTGGCTATAAAGCTGGAGACGAAAAAGAATACGTTAAACGCATAAAAGGTTTAATTCGTTCATGCAAATAA
- a CDS encoding DUF4266 domain-containing protein, whose translation MQIKCIKTLVLCACLCVLSACTIKPWVKPYERENLADPIMSFESHPTSTRYINHVYEAREAGRGAEGSAGGGCGCN comes from the coding sequence ATGCAAATAAAATGCATTAAAACTTTGGTTCTGTGTGCGTGCTTGTGTGTGCTTAGCGCTTGCACCATCAAACCCTGGGTAAAACCTTATGAAAGGGAAAACCTGGCAGACCCAATTATGTCTTTTGAAAGTCACCCAACCTCCACCCGCTATATCAATCACGTTTATGAAGCCCGTGAAGCGGGAAGGGGAGCGGAAGGCAGTGCGGGAGGCGGCTGTGGTTGTAACTAA
- a CDS encoding DUF3570 domain-containing protein, translated as MVVTKKLLTAATLLASLFAAALCQAAVLPEDRVDVLYHAYDGGGAEINGPSILMRKQFAETVSVWGNYYADMVTNASIDVETGGSTQGYSEDRTEFSLGVDYLYDKTTLSLSYTNSSENDYDAETVGFALSQDFFGDLTTLSLNYSQGNDTVMSNADNDLPSEEQLADPVNHQRYGIGLSQILTKNWIISLNAETVVDEATPEFDSEYSALANPYRSAMFYDAATGSRLSQREKYPFTRNSDAFAIRSMYYLPYRAAVRLEYRVFSDSWGIEADNYELRYIHPIGDQWTIEAKYRNYSQTQANFYSDLFNERDEYTFMARDKELSTYTSTSMGVGGSYVIKAGWLQFVDKASVNLFVDTMSFEYDNFRDARESMNLPGRPAVAAVGQESMYQFDATVIRLFISVLY; from the coding sequence GTGGTTGTAACTAAGAAATTACTCACTGCGGCAACCCTGCTGGCCAGCCTGTTCGCTGCCGCCCTATGCCAGGCGGCGGTATTACCCGAAGACCGGGTAGATGTGCTCTATCACGCCTATGATGGCGGTGGTGCAGAAATTAACGGCCCTTCTATTTTAATGCGTAAGCAATTTGCCGAAACCGTTTCCGTTTGGGGCAACTATTACGCGGATATGGTGACCAACGCTTCGATCGACGTGGAAACCGGCGGCAGTACCCAAGGTTACAGCGAGGATAGAACGGAGTTTTCATTAGGCGTGGACTATCTCTACGATAAAACCACCCTTAGCCTGAGCTACACCAACAGTAGCGAAAATGATTACGACGCGGAGACCGTTGGCTTTGCACTCAGCCAGGATTTTTTTGGCGACCTCACCACCCTGTCACTGAACTATTCACAGGGCAACGATACGGTGATGAGCAACGCGGATAACGATTTACCCTCCGAAGAGCAGCTGGCCGACCCGGTGAATCATCAACGCTACGGTATTGGTCTGTCACAGATTTTAACCAAGAACTGGATTATCTCACTCAATGCAGAGACGGTGGTCGACGAAGCCACCCCCGAATTTGACTCTGAGTACAGTGCGCTGGCCAACCCCTATCGCAGCGCAATGTTCTACGATGCAGCAACCGGTTCACGTTTAAGCCAGCGGGAAAAATACCCGTTTACACGTAACAGTGATGCCTTTGCCATCCGCTCCATGTACTACCTGCCTTACCGTGCAGCTGTGCGATTGGAGTACCGTGTATTCAGCGATAGCTGGGGCATTGAAGCAGACAATTATGAGCTGCGCTACATTCACCCCATCGGCGACCAGTGGACTATCGAAGCCAAATACCGGAACTACTCTCAGACCCAGGCAAACTTTTATTCGGACTTGTTCAATGAGCGGGACGAATACACCTTTATGGCACGGGACAAAGAGTTAAGTACCTACACCAGTACTTCAATGGGCGTTGGCGGCAGTTACGTTATCAAGGCCGGGTGGTTACAATTTGTAGACAAAGCCTCGGTAAACTTATTTGTCGACACAATGTCATTTGAATATGATAACTTTCGAGACGCGCGTGAGAGTATGAACCTGCCAGGTCGACCCGCTGTTGCCGCTGTTGGGCAAGAGTCGATGTATCAATTCGATGCAACGGTTATCCGGCTGTTTATCTCGGTTCTTTACTAA
- a CDS encoding AgmX/PglI C-terminal domain-containing protein yields the protein MAVIISAPNLQLPWSSTLEDDRRLYRIILFLLIPFFLFSVAIPLVNVPEPDRKELEKLPPQLAKVVLEKQELPKPPPPKPKPKKEEKKKEEKKPEEPKKEEKKPEAKPEPKPEPEPAKLVEQAREVAAAEINQFADALMDMRDDFDLSEVNADELTQGTGEAAELDRAIISSQAKAGSGGINTQNLSRDTGGVALSGKESTRVKSKIASTSSGSGNKAGGKKGTGGDGASRSEEEIRKTMDRHKSSVFAIYNRALRSDPTLEGKVVIEIVIEPSGQVSSAKILSSDLNSPDLENKILARIKLINFGAKAVGRKTLNYTYDFLPY from the coding sequence ATGGCGGTGATAATCTCTGCTCCCAATTTGCAGTTGCCCTGGAGTTCGACGTTAGAGGACGATCGTCGGCTATACAGAATTATTCTTTTTCTGCTCATACCATTTTTTCTTTTTAGTGTGGCGATCCCGTTGGTAAACGTACCTGAACCGGATCGAAAGGAGCTGGAAAAATTACCCCCGCAGCTAGCGAAGGTGGTATTGGAAAAACAAGAACTACCCAAACCTCCTCCGCCGAAACCCAAACCTAAAAAAGAAGAAAAGAAAAAAGAAGAGAAAAAACCGGAAGAGCCGAAAAAGGAAGAAAAGAAACCCGAAGCCAAGCCCGAACCCAAACCGGAACCCGAGCCCGCTAAGCTCGTTGAGCAGGCGCGTGAGGTGGCGGCGGCAGAAATTAATCAATTTGCCGATGCCTTAATGGATATGCGGGACGACTTTGATTTGTCCGAAGTGAATGCCGATGAGCTAACGCAGGGAACGGGGGAAGCGGCAGAGTTGGATCGTGCCATTATTTCAAGTCAGGCAAAAGCCGGCAGTGGTGGCATTAATACACAAAACCTCAGTCGAGACACCGGCGGTGTTGCGCTATCCGGTAAAGAGTCTACACGGGTTAAAAGCAAAATCGCCAGCACGTCGAGTGGTAGTGGCAATAAAGCGGGCGGTAAAAAAGGCACTGGCGGCGATGGAGCCTCGCGTAGCGAAGAAGAAATCAGAAAAACTATGGATCGGCATAAGAGCTCTGTTTTTGCTATCTATAACCGTGCGCTGCGTAGTGATCCGACCCTGGAAGGTAAGGTCGTTATTGAGATTGTAATCGAACCAAGCGGTCAGGTTTCATCCGCTAAAATTTTATCCAGTGATTTAAATTCCCCTGATTTGGAAAATAAAATTCTGGCTAGAATTAAGTTGATTAACTTTGGTGCCAAAGCCGTTGGACGTAAAACTCTGAATTATACATACGACTTCCTGCCGTACTAA
- a CDS encoding biopolymer transporter ExbD: MKQSIHAKRMARHHKRLAGQPKLNLVSLMDIFTILVFFLLVNSSDVEVLQSNKDIQLPQSVAEKKPDNALVVMVSDTDILVGGRKVADVAAVTRSVDLEITGLKRELDYLAARKPFQNEEEAKKGRDVTIMGDKALPYKLLKKIMTTCAKSEYRNISLAVSQVADDSSAGATDGAEG, translated from the coding sequence ATGAAGCAGTCAATACATGCCAAACGCATGGCGAGGCATCACAAGCGTCTGGCCGGCCAGCCAAAATTGAACCTTGTATCATTGATGGATATTTTTACCATTCTGGTTTTTTTCCTTTTGGTAAATTCTTCTGATGTTGAAGTGCTACAAAGCAATAAAGATATTCAATTACCTCAATCAGTCGCTGAGAAAAAACCCGACAATGCACTTGTTGTCATGGTAAGCGATACAGATATTCTGGTTGGTGGCCGAAAAGTTGCAGACGTGGCCGCAGTAACACGAAGTGTGGACCTCGAGATAACAGGTTTAAAGCGAGAGCTGGATTACCTGGCCGCGAGAAAACCATTTCAAAACGAAGAAGAGGCAAAAAAAGGGCGTGACGTCACCATCATGGGAGATAAAGCTCTGCCTTATAAATTATTGAAAAAAATAATGACCACCTGCGCAAAATCTGAATATCGCAATATTTCGCTTGCCGTAAGTCAGGTTGCGGACGACAGTTCGGCAGGTGCCACAGACGGTGCGGAGGGTTAA
- a CDS encoding ExbD/TolR family protein produces the protein MRHRRFRQQEADLDITSFMNLMIILVPVLLMSMVFSHITVLDLKLPDLASNSGPNKDPKNELLELVIEPNELVINYPAGAPLKRIPLKENDDTGAQEYDFKTLSVVLQEVKRLLREKGIDKKDILILSQQDTDYQTIVRAMDTVRSFKAVVAASVVDAELFPQVSLGDAPPPVQGTSTVGGKQ, from the coding sequence ATGCGACATAGACGATTCAGACAACAGGAAGCGGATCTCGACATCACGTCTTTCATGAACTTGATGATCATTTTGGTACCTGTGCTGCTTATGAGTATGGTGTTTTCACACATCACTGTACTGGATTTAAAGCTGCCAGACCTTGCCTCCAACTCGGGACCAAATAAGGATCCAAAAAATGAGTTGCTTGAATTGGTTATCGAACCAAATGAGTTGGTGATTAATTACCCCGCCGGAGCACCACTAAAACGTATTCCCTTGAAAGAGAATGACGACACTGGTGCTCAGGAATACGATTTTAAAACCCTCTCCGTTGTATTACAGGAAGTAAAACGATTACTGAGAGAAAAAGGTATTGATAAAAAAGATATCTTAATTCTTTCCCAACAGGACACGGATTATCAAACTATTGTAAGAGCAATGGATACGGTACGAAGTTTTAAAGCTGTCGTAGCCGCATCGGTTGTGGATGCGGAATTGTTTCCCCAGGTTTCTCTTGGGGATGCACCACCGCCGGTCCAAGGTACCTCCACAGTGGGAGGTAAACAATGA
- a CDS encoding MotA/TolQ/ExbB proton channel family protein: MNTIITFFQSGGAFMYPIAVVLVLGLALAIERWVFLTAAKSTNRRAFDRMLPLLKKKDYAGVVDLARASKAPVGRIVASGIARMQQTPRREDIELAMEEGVMEVVPRLEKRTPYLATLANIATLLGLLGTIMGLIAAFTAVANAEPAEKATLLSQSISVAMNTTAFGLISAIPLLLLHAMLQSKTTEIVDSLEMAGVKCLNIMSNSNAFVGKTRATDAK, encoded by the coding sequence ATGAACACAATCATTACTTTTTTCCAATCCGGTGGTGCGTTTATGTACCCGATTGCAGTGGTATTAGTGTTGGGCCTGGCCCTGGCTATTGAGCGTTGGGTTTTTCTCACTGCTGCCAAGAGTACCAATCGCAGAGCATTTGACAGAATGTTGCCGTTGCTCAAGAAAAAAGATTATGCCGGCGTGGTTGATCTGGCGCGTGCATCTAAAGCACCTGTTGGCCGAATCGTGGCTTCAGGTATTGCGCGTATGCAACAAACGCCGCGCCGTGAAGATATTGAGCTGGCGATGGAAGAAGGTGTAATGGAAGTGGTTCCACGTTTGGAAAAACGCACACCTTACTTAGCGACATTAGCCAACATCGCTACACTACTCGGACTTTTAGGTACCATCATGGGTCTGATTGCAGCCTTTACTGCGGTGGCAAATGCTGAGCCTGCAGAGAAAGCCACACTGCTATCACAAAGTATTTCTGTGGCGATGAACACCACTGCATTTGGATTGATCTCTGCAATTCCTTTGTTACTGCTTCACGCCATGCTGCAAAGTAAAACCACAGAAATTGTGGACAGCTTGGAAATGGCCGGTGTGAAGTGCTTAAACATTATGTCGAATTCCAATGCTTTTGTCGGAAAAACAAGAGCGACAGACGCGAAGTAG
- a CDS encoding tetratricopeptide repeat protein has protein sequence MVFTKPEILSRCKHYRCNRVILLAVLFLAACQSSPPKDTEKDKTTEPDQAQVEAPIERIPNPYEQAPKPEVASEAKSEYAKIKEAMEKKQWEKAEGLLSLMVETYPNLSGPYVNLGIVQRELNKLEDAEQAFKYAIEVNVNNMDAYSQLGLLYREQGKFVEAEATYKKALEVWPHNKDVHVAIGILYDMYMGQFDNAMEHYQMAQKISPEPDRKLKGWIVDLERRMKEIAAKQAPAEPSAEEKQQ, from the coding sequence ATGGTATTTACTAAACCCGAAATCCTCTCTCGTTGTAAGCACTACCGGTGCAATAGAGTTATTTTACTAGCGGTTCTATTCTTAGCCGCTTGTCAAAGCTCGCCGCCAAAAGATACCGAAAAGGACAAAACAACGGAACCTGATCAGGCTCAGGTTGAAGCACCCATTGAACGAATTCCCAATCCCTATGAGCAAGCACCGAAACCGGAAGTGGCTTCAGAAGCAAAATCCGAATACGCCAAAATAAAAGAGGCGATGGAGAAAAAACAATGGGAGAAAGCCGAAGGTTTGTTGAGCTTGATGGTAGAAACCTACCCTAATTTATCTGGCCCGTATGTCAATCTTGGAATTGTGCAGCGGGAGTTGAACAAACTTGAGGACGCGGAGCAGGCTTTTAAATACGCGATTGAAGTCAATGTGAATAACATGGATGCATACAGTCAGCTGGGCCTGTTATACCGGGAACAAGGCAAATTTGTTGAAGCAGAGGCAACCTATAAAAAAGCCTTGGAAGTGTGGCCCCACAATAAAGATGTCCATGTGGCCATTGGTATCTTGTACGACATGTATATGGGGCAATTTGACAATGCCATGGAGCATTATCAAATGGCTCAGAAAATATCCCCCGAACCAGATAGAAAACTGAAAGGCTGGATTGTCGACCTTGAACGACGCATGAAAGAAATCGCAGCCAAACAAGCGCCGGCTGAACCATCAGCGGAGGAGAAGCAGCAATGA
- a CDS encoding tetratricopeptide repeat protein, with the protein MIRCLVVIICVLSISACSSFGGGKNRTLTLSDLPKAYLPEEPMPVEKTSIDIIEDHYRSALEIAVDPGVRHRVLIRLADLELVRSQEKQLDTTEQQAYYEDSIAMFQELLVLNAARQGEPDTPTNERLLYQLSKAYALDGRMEESNQVLAQLIEQFPDSQFAAEVEFRRGELAFSNRDYKAAEDLYGQVMLEGDGTPFYDNAVYMHGWSQFKRGRYRASLKSFTEVLDRVLIEGKSFDDLRNSQKNMVNDTLRVLSLAFSYIDGAETITEIYQKWGQRHYQHMLYMNLGDLYLEKKRYRDSADTYRHYVKHFPETDWAPQFSEKAIKVYIAGDFPSLVLPAKEEFVRNYGFYSEFWRVRDEVAQNKLRPQLHTYIDELASYYHAQGIALKEAGEVFNKNPKAKNKDKPEPYEPQFVKAADLYQEFIHTFPQDSKTPEFAYLMGEAHFEARNYPKAVEAYEMVAYQYLDKKRGPDAGYNALVTMQILIDQTQAPELLEQNQIWKNKKIDSAISYADYYPTDKRAAPVLTKAAQEIFESGNYMRSIEVATRIVEWQPPVEKSLQKTAWLVIAHSQFDMAQYAEAEWAYRQLLSLLPANDQERHQVIERIAACMYRIAEFQVAEGNLAGAVDKLLGIREIAPASDIAISAQYDAANHLMTLKDWNAAEQVILDFRRRYPTHELVKTLPPKLAVIYQESEQWGKAANVLADMSKNDSDPDVRRQSLYLSAELYEKIGKKDEAITHYKQYANTYPLPFAIATEARFHLVELYEQTNQDGKRDFWLKKLISEHAAAGGNATDRSKYLAAFASAKFAKDEYLAFERIKLSLPIKKSLNRKKAALDKTLKAYRKVLAYGVAEFATEANYRIGMVYAQLSKDLMNSQRPKGLDVLALEQYEILLEEQAYPFEEKAIDIHAANSERAWKGIYDNWVKESFETLAKLLPARYGKKEKRLEVSDGIY; encoded by the coding sequence ATGATTCGCTGCCTGGTGGTGATCATATGTGTTTTATCAATTAGCGCCTGTTCGTCATTTGGCGGAGGTAAAAACCGCACGTTGACATTAAGTGATCTGCCCAAGGCCTATTTGCCGGAAGAGCCTATGCCGGTAGAAAAAACCTCCATTGATATTATTGAAGACCATTACCGTTCTGCGCTGGAAATCGCTGTTGACCCCGGTGTACGCCATCGCGTGCTCATCCGTTTGGCCGACCTGGAACTGGTTCGTTCACAAGAAAAACAGCTGGATACTACAGAGCAACAAGCGTATTACGAAGATAGTATTGCCATGTTTCAGGAGCTTTTGGTACTGAACGCAGCAAGGCAGGGTGAACCGGATACGCCAACCAACGAACGTCTGCTCTATCAGCTTTCCAAGGCATACGCGCTCGATGGGCGAATGGAAGAATCCAATCAGGTACTGGCGCAACTCATTGAACAATTCCCTGATTCGCAATTTGCTGCCGAAGTGGAATTCCGTCGTGGGGAGTTAGCATTCAGTAACCGCGACTATAAAGCCGCAGAAGACTTATACGGCCAGGTGATGTTGGAAGGTGACGGCACCCCCTTCTATGACAACGCCGTCTATATGCATGGTTGGTCTCAATTTAAACGTGGTCGTTATCGCGCCTCGTTAAAATCGTTTACCGAAGTACTGGACCGCGTATTAATCGAAGGTAAATCTTTTGATGATTTAAGGAATAGCCAAAAAAATATGGTCAATGACACCCTGCGTGTGTTGAGTCTGGCCTTCTCGTATATTGACGGGGCAGAAACCATTACCGAGATTTATCAAAAGTGGGGTCAGCGCCATTATCAACATATGTTGTATATGAATCTTGGTGATTTGTACTTGGAGAAAAAACGTTATAGAGACAGTGCGGATACCTACCGCCACTACGTGAAACATTTCCCGGAAACCGACTGGGCCCCGCAATTTAGTGAAAAAGCGATCAAAGTGTATATTGCGGGGGATTTCCCAAGCCTGGTTTTACCGGCAAAAGAAGAGTTTGTTCGCAACTATGGCTTTTACAGTGAATTCTGGCGGGTACGGGACGAAGTCGCACAAAATAAATTACGGCCGCAACTTCATACCTATATCGATGAATTAGCCAGTTATTACCATGCGCAAGGTATCGCCCTGAAAGAAGCCGGGGAAGTCTTTAATAAAAACCCCAAGGCAAAAAACAAAGACAAGCCTGAGCCTTACGAACCACAATTCGTTAAGGCTGCCGATCTTTATCAGGAATTCATTCATACTTTCCCGCAAGACAGCAAAACGCCAGAGTTTGCCTATTTAATGGGGGAGGCGCATTTCGAAGCGAGAAATTATCCGAAGGCGGTCGAAGCCTACGAAATGGTTGCTTATCAATATCTGGATAAAAAGCGCGGGCCAGATGCCGGTTATAACGCGTTAGTGACAATGCAGATCCTGATCGACCAAACCCAGGCTCCGGAGTTGCTGGAACAAAATCAGATCTGGAAAAATAAGAAAATCGATTCGGCCATCAGCTATGCGGATTATTATCCAACAGATAAACGTGCCGCACCTGTGCTAACCAAAGCTGCTCAGGAAATATTTGAGAGTGGCAACTATATGAGATCAATAGAGGTTGCGACTCGAATTGTCGAATGGCAGCCGCCGGTAGAAAAATCACTGCAAAAAACAGCGTGGCTGGTTATTGCGCATAGTCAGTTTGATATGGCGCAGTATGCCGAAGCTGAATGGGCTTATCGACAACTGTTATCGCTTTTGCCGGCTAACGATCAAGAGCGTCATCAAGTCATCGAGCGTATCGCCGCATGTATGTACCGCATAGCAGAGTTTCAAGTGGCAGAAGGAAACCTCGCAGGAGCCGTCGATAAATTACTGGGTATTCGGGAAATTGCTCCAGCCAGCGACATCGCCATCAGTGCCCAGTACGATGCGGCTAATCATTTAATGACCTTGAAAGACTGGAATGCTGCGGAACAGGTTATTCTGGATTTCCGCCGACGTTATCCTACGCATGAACTGGTAAAAACCTTACCGCCCAAGCTGGCAGTTATCTATCAGGAATCCGAACAGTGGGGCAAGGCGGCTAACGTTCTGGCAGATATGTCGAAAAATGACAGTGATCCCGATGTTCGTCGACAGTCTTTATATCTGTCCGCTGAGCTATACGAAAAAATTGGTAAAAAAGACGAAGCCATTACTCACTATAAACAATACGCCAATACCTACCCGCTACCGTTTGCCATTGCAACCGAAGCGCGTTTTCACTTGGTGGAATTGTATGAGCAAACCAATCAGGACGGTAAACGTGATTTCTGGTTGAAAAAACTCATTAGTGAACATGCTGCTGCCGGCGGTAATGCGACAGACCGTTCAAAATATCTGGCTGCGTTTGCTTCGGCAAAATTTGCGAAAGATGAATACCTCGCCTTTGAACGTATTAAATTGAGTCTGCCAATCAAGAAAAGTTTGAACCGGAAAAAAGCGGCGCTGGATAAAACCTTAAAAGCCTATAGAAAGGTGCTTGCTTACGGTGTGGCTGAATTTGCCACGGAAGCCAATTACCGTATTGGAATGGTCTACGCGCAATTAAGTAAAGACTTAATGAATTCCCAGCGCCCCAAAGGTTTGGATGTTCTCGCGCTTGAGCAATACGAAATTCTCTTGGAAGAACAGGCTTATCCATTTGAAGAAAAAGCCATTGATATTCATGCTGCCAACTCGGAGCGGGCCTGGAAAGGTATATACGACAACTGGGTGAAAGAAAGCTTTGAAACCCTGGCTAAACTGTTGCCGGCACGCTACGGCAAAAAAGAAAAACGCCTGGAGGTGAGTGATGGTATTTACTAA
- a CDS encoding AraC family transcriptional regulator — protein sequence MIDTKCRILAKWMMALAPVTAKALLSACIVAFVSLQHVYAEDEVQSEAESPAEEHTISPLSDEVEDLKKAALELNRDLLILEEELLFPANTQIVVFVSMDVGKFFELDAIKLSIDDKMVASHLYTHRQNDALARGGVQRLYMGNLKAGEHELTAIFTGMGPDNREYKRGATMLLEKDGDPKMVEIQIRDSEKTMQPEFSFKEWEL from the coding sequence TTGATTGATACAAAGTGTCGAATTTTGGCAAAGTGGATGATGGCGCTTGCACCCGTCACAGCAAAAGCTTTGCTTTCAGCGTGCATAGTGGCCTTTGTGTCATTGCAGCATGTTTACGCTGAAGACGAAGTGCAATCAGAAGCCGAAAGTCCGGCCGAGGAACACACCATTTCGCCGTTGAGCGACGAAGTTGAAGATTTAAAAAAAGCGGCATTAGAGTTAAATCGTGATCTCCTCATATTAGAAGAAGAATTGCTTTTTCCGGCAAACACGCAAATCGTTGTGTTTGTCTCTATGGATGTGGGGAAGTTTTTTGAGTTGGATGCAATAAAGCTCTCCATTGACGACAAAATGGTTGCCAGCCATTTATATACCCACAGACAAAACGATGCACTTGCCCGTGGTGGTGTGCAAAGGCTCTATATGGGCAACCTTAAAGCCGGTGAGCATGAGCTGACAGCAATTTTCACCGGTATGGGCCCAGACAACCGCGAATACAAACGGGGAGCAACAATGCTGCTCGAAAAAGACGGCGACCCCAAAATGGTCGAGATACAAATTCGCGATTCAGAAAAGACTATGCAACCGGAGTTCAGCTTTAAAGAATGGGAGCTGTAA